A region of Maribacter algicola DNA encodes the following proteins:
- a CDS encoding GNAT family N-acetyltransferase has product MDLNVTDNPDKKRYEAAIEGHTAFIEYIKTKEKIFLTHTEVPVALEGKGIGSALVLQVFEDIEKLGLTLVPLCPFVAMYLKKHPEWRRLVMKGINIA; this is encoded by the coding sequence ATGGATTTAAATGTGACCGACAATCCCGATAAAAAAAGATACGAGGCTGCCATCGAGGGCCACACGGCCTTCATTGAATATATCAAGACCAAGGAGAAAATCTTCCTGACCCATACGGAGGTGCCTGTTGCACTGGAGGGTAAGGGAATCGGTTCGGCACTGGTACTGCAGGTTTTTGAGGATATAGAGAAGTTGGGACTTACTCTAGTACCCCTTTGTCCCTTTGTAGCCATGTACTTAAAAAAGCATCCGGAGTGGCGAAGGTTGGTAATGAAGGGCATCAATATAGCATAA
- a CDS encoding (4Fe-4S)-binding protein, with protein MDKEITKEYTKDDLTIVWKPNKCIHSGVCVEKLPDVYKPKEKPWITPENANISDLKSQIKSCPSGALSYYMKGEGETQESNTDELYTEIKILANGPFRVMGKLKIETASGETIHKDGPMSFCRCGASENKPFCDGAHRKIAFKG; from the coding sequence ATGGATAAAGAAATAACCAAAGAGTACACGAAAGACGACTTGACCATTGTATGGAAACCCAATAAATGCATACATTCCGGGGTTTGCGTAGAAAAATTGCCCGATGTCTATAAACCGAAGGAAAAACCTTGGATAACCCCAGAAAATGCCAATATTTCAGACCTGAAATCACAGATCAAGTCATGTCCCTCCGGGGCCTTATCCTATTACATGAAAGGTGAAGGAGAAACCCAAGAAAGTAATACCGATGAACTATATACCGAAATCAAGATTTTGGCAAACGGCCCTTTTCGTGTAATGGGTAAATTAAAGATTGAGACAGCATCTGGGGAAACGATCCACAAGGATGGCCCTATGAGTTTTTGTAGGTGCGGGGCATCGGAAAACAAACCTTTTTGCGATGGGGCCCATCGGAAAATAGCATTTAAAGGATAA
- a CDS encoding sugar phosphate isomerase/epimerase family protein — MELAIHNWMRAESLEHTLNRISKLDYTYLEIQGAPESYDPQKVKLQMDIYGIKCWGSVTLMLEERNLLAKDPAQRKMSIQYVKDVAKMVSDLGGSVISLVPATVGKIIPDATPEQEWEWAVEGVREVYKYTEELGVRIGIEPINRFETYFINRGAQALALAEEVGPNCGVCLDTFHMNIEEVDMFETMKKVGNRLVNFHVADNNRMAPGMGHLNWKKIIDTLREINYDKVLSVEFCAPLDRTPANPFPNSIESDPKELTAEQKKFLEDHGSSAITDDFYTMLTKKSMDTLTELLK; from the coding sequence ATGGAATTAGCCATACACAATTGGATGCGTGCAGAATCATTGGAACATACACTCAACCGTATTTCAAAACTCGATTACACGTATCTTGAAATTCAGGGAGCACCCGAAAGTTATGATCCGCAAAAGGTCAAACTGCAAATGGATATATACGGTATTAAATGTTGGGGTTCCGTTACCTTGATGTTGGAGGAGCGGAATTTATTGGCCAAGGACCCCGCCCAACGTAAAATGTCCATCCAATACGTAAAGGATGTCGCCAAGATGGTGTCAGACCTTGGTGGCTCAGTCATTTCTTTGGTCCCTGCAACCGTTGGCAAAATCATACCAGATGCCACTCCAGAACAGGAATGGGAATGGGCCGTTGAAGGTGTCCGAGAAGTTTACAAGTATACCGAAGAATTAGGGGTAAGGATAGGCATTGAACCCATTAACCGTTTTGAGACCTATTTCATTAATCGGGGAGCACAGGCCTTGGCCCTAGCCGAAGAAGTTGGACCTAACTGCGGTGTCTGCCTGGACACCTTTCACATGAACATTGAAGAAGTGGACATGTTCGAGACCATGAAAAAAGTGGGCAACCGCTTGGTGAATTTCCATGTGGCAGATAATAATAGAATGGCCCCGGGCATGGGCCATTTAAACTGGAAAAAAATTATTGATACCTTAAGGGAAATCAATTACGACAAAGTGCTCTCCGTAGAGTTTTGTGCCCCGTTGGACAGAACTCCAGCAAACCCTTTTCCAAATTCCATTGAAAGCGATCCCAAGGAATTAACGGCAGAACAAAAAAAGTTTTTGGAAGACCATGGAAGTTCTGCCATTACCGATGATTTTTATACCATGCTGACGAAAAAATCCATGGACACCTTAACTGAACTACTTAAATAA